Genomic segment of Dehalogenimonas alkenigignens:
GCGAATCCAGTTGTCATGCCCCGGCTGCAGCGCGCGCCTGGGCAAGGCACACAGGTATTGCCCGGGCTGCGGGCAGCCGGTCGAGAAGGCAGTCGCCCAAGAGAGAGAGCATCACCGTTACCGGACGCTGCCGGTGGATAAGACCACGCTTTCCCTACTCAAGGAGTACCTCGGTCGCGGCGGCGCTGTCGAGAGAAATGGCGAAAAGTGCCTTTTTGATCTTCGTCGTAACCGTGCCTGGCAGATCGTGACAGAGTGTGCCGAGCGCGCAGGCCTTCCGCGCCTGGTGAACGCCGAAAGTGGCAAGACTCACAATGTCAGCCCCCACCGGCTGCGGGATGCTTTTGCCGT
This window contains:
- a CDS encoding tyrosine-type recombinase/integrase is translated as RIQLSCPGCSARLGKAHRYCPGCGQPVEKAVAQEREHHRYRTLPVDKTTLSLLKEYLGRGGAVERNGEKCLFDLRRNRAWQIVTECAERAGLPRLVNAESGKTHNVSPHRLRDAFAVHAVKADDSGDGLRLLQEHLGHRSIVTTMKYRKVSGEEQKEWYRRLWNGGKANG